The proteins below come from a single Desulfatiglans sp. genomic window:
- the argB gene encoding acetylglutamate kinase, translated as MSEQTPNTASVLIEALPYIQKFSNETIVVKYGGHAMVDENLKKSFALDIILMKYVGLNPVVVHGGGPQIGSLLKSLSIESQFVDGMRVTDKETMDVVEMVLVGKVNKEIVSLINQNGGQSVGLSGKDGQLLIASKMKYIKDKGNSEPPEIIDIGMVGQVEKVNNRVLMSLIDNQFIPVIAPVGVGEGGETYNINADLVAGSIAASLKARKLMLLTDTAGVLDKNGELISSIKVDEADRLIKDGTIKGGMMPKINCCLDALANGVDKAHIIDGRKEHAILLEIFTKGGIGTEIFK; from the coding sequence ATGAGTGAACAGACACCAAATACAGCAAGTGTTCTTATTGAGGCATTGCCATACATTCAGAAATTCAGCAATGAGACCATAGTGGTAAAATATGGCGGCCATGCAATGGTGGATGAGAACCTTAAAAAAAGCTTTGCCCTTGATATTATACTCATGAAATATGTTGGCCTTAATCCGGTTGTAGTTCATGGCGGGGGCCCACAGATAGGAAGCCTTTTAAAAAGCCTCTCAATAGAATCCCAGTTTGTTGACGGCATGAGGGTGACAGATAAAGAGACCATGGATGTGGTTGAGATGGTGCTAGTAGGCAAGGTTAACAAGGAGATAGTCTCACTTATCAACCAGAACGGAGGCCAGTCTGTTGGCCTATCAGGAAAGGATGGCCAGCTCCTTATTGCAAGCAAGATGAAGTATATAAAGGATAAGGGCAATAGTGAGCCGCCAGAGATAATAGATATAGGCATGGTAGGCCAGGTGGAGAAGGTAAATAACCGTGTGTTAATGAGTCTTATAGATAACCAGTTTATCCCTGTAATTGCGCCTGTAGGAGTCGGAGAGGGTGGTGAGACATACAATATCAATGCGGATCTGGTCGCTGGCAGCATTGCCGCATCACTCAAGGCCAGGAAACTGATGCTCTTAACGGATACTGCCGGTGTGCTTGATAAGAATGGTGAACTCATATCAAGTATAAAGGTCGATGAGGCTGACCGTTTGATAAAGGACGGGACAATAAAGGGCGGTATGATGCCAAAGATCAACTGCTGCCTGGATGCGCTGGCAAATGGCGTGGACAAGGCACACATTATTGATGGACGAAAGGAACATGCAATCCTGCTTGAGATATTTACAAAAGGCGGCATAGGAACAGAGATATTTAAGTAG
- a CDS encoding YgiQ family radical SAM protein, whose translation MDFLPVTKEEVANKGWKELDIVIITGDAYVDHPAFGTTVIGRVLEERGYRVGIISMPDWRDHSSVTLFGRPRLFFGVTGGAVDSMLSKYTAFKRFRSDDPYRPGNSNFDRPDRAVITYCNHIKNNFKDVPLVIGGIEASMRRIAHFDFWSNRVRRSIIEDARADILVYGMGESQVIEIARRISGGENLEGIPGTVILSKEAPPDAVILPSEEDSMSDKNSFLELYRLFFRNQQTVMVQKSAKRYIVHFPPPQADTNTLDKIFALPYMDLPHPSYMETIPAYEMIKNSIISHRGCFSGCSFCSLSIHQGKRIVSRSRISIINEVKKLTERPDFKGHITDIGGPSANMYSFGCAVNYRCNRESCLFPSICPNIRFNTSEWISLLEDASAVKGVKKVSIGSGIRYDLFMKDPDSRPILRKLVRNFISGQLKIAPEHTSERVLRAMRKQPLFNLMEFVRLFREYTENAGKKQYLIPYLMSCHPGCEFKDMKEAKKDIQSIFNFVPDQVQAFIPLPMTLSSVIFFTGVDPLTDESFPVIKDIMERRKQHNLFFE comes from the coding sequence ATGGACTTTCTTCCTGTTACTAAAGAAGAGGTAGCTAACAAAGGCTGGAAAGAATTAGATATCGTCATCATAACCGGTGACGCATATGTGGATCATCCGGCCTTTGGCACGACTGTTATAGGCAGGGTCCTTGAAGAGAGGGGTTACAGGGTTGGCATTATATCCATGCCTGACTGGAGAGACCATTCATCTGTAACCCTGTTCGGCAGGCCCAGGCTTTTTTTCGGGGTAACAGGCGGTGCAGTAGATTCAATGCTCTCGAAATATACTGCCTTTAAACGATTCAGGAGTGATGACCCCTACAGACCAGGTAATTCCAACTTTGACCGCCCTGACAGGGCAGTAATTACATACTGTAATCACATAAAGAATAACTTTAAGGATGTGCCTCTTGTTATTGGCGGTATTGAGGCCTCCATGCGCCGTATTGCCCATTTTGATTTCTGGAGTAACAGGGTCAGAAGGTCCATAATAGAGGATGCACGGGCAGATATCCTTGTTTATGGTATGGGTGAGTCTCAGGTTATTGAGATCGCGCGCAGGATTTCAGGAGGGGAAAACCTTGAAGGCATCCCCGGCACTGTGATTCTTTCAAAAGAGGCGCCTCCTGATGCGGTAATTCTCCCTTCAGAAGAAGACTCAATGAGCGACAAAAATAGTTTTCTTGAGTTATACAGGCTTTTTTTCAGAAACCAGCAGACGGTGATGGTTCAGAAGAGCGCAAAGCGGTACATTGTCCATTTTCCGCCGCCCCAAGCAGATACAAATACACTTGATAAGATATTTGCCCTGCCATATATGGATTTGCCTCATCCATCATACATGGAGACTATCCCTGCCTATGAGATGATAAAGAATTCAATAATATCCCACAGGGGCTGCTTTTCAGGGTGTTCTTTCTGTTCGCTTTCCATTCATCAGGGTAAAAGGATTGTAAGCAGGAGCAGAATATCTATAATTAATGAGGTTAAAAAACTAACTGAACGCCCTGATTTTAAAGGACATATTACAGACATAGGCGGGCCGTCAGCCAACATGTATTCATTTGGTTGTGCTGTAAATTACCGGTGCAACAGGGAGAGCTGTCTCTTTCCCTCTATATGCCCGAACATAAGATTCAATACATCAGAATGGATATCACTGCTTGAGGATGCATCCGCTGTAAAAGGGGTAAAAAAGGTTTCAATAGGTTCTGGCATACGGTATGACCTGTTCATGAAAGACCCTGATAGCAGACCTATTCTAAGGAAACTGGTAAGGAATTTTATCAGCGGTCAGCTCAAGATAGCACCTGAACACACCTCTGAAAGGGTATTGAGGGCAATGAGAAAACAACCCCTTTTTAACCTGATGGAATTTGTCAGGCTATTCAGGGAATATACTGAAAATGCTGGTAAAAAACAATATCTGATCCCCTACCTTATGTCATGTCATCCGGGATGTGAATTTAAAGATATGAAAGAGGCAAAAAAGGATATCCAGTCTATTTTTAATTTTGTGCCTGACCAGGTTCAGGCCTTTATCCCCCTTCCCATGACACTGTCCTCTGTAATTTTTTTTACAGGCGTTGACCCCCTTACAGATGAGTCATTTCCTGTGATAAAAGATATAATGGAGCGCAGAAAACAACATAACCTCTTTTTTGAGTAA
- the argF gene encoding ornithine carbamoyltransferase: protein MKKDLLSISDLSRDDILNLIDRAIEFKSKGRKINRSLEGYTLGLIFEKASTRTRVSFEVAMFRLGGQTLFLNRADTQLSRDENIHDTAKVLSRYLDAVAIRTYSQKLIEDMAKHADIPVINALSDLYHPCQVLSDLMTVKEKKGTVEKIRIAWIGDGNNVAHSWIHAAQILGFELVLACPPGYKPSPEVLRGSGNNIRVIEDPYEAVKGSSVINTDVWVSMGQEKDRVKRIADFKGYQLDTRLIAAANKDVVVMHCLPAHREEEITGEVLDGPKSIVFDQAENKLHLHQALLEKLILRKINNGETS, encoded by the coding sequence ATGAAAAAAGATCTATTATCAATCAGTGATTTAAGCCGGGATGATATTCTAAACCTTATTGACAGGGCCATCGAGTTTAAATCAAAAGGCAGGAAAATAAATCGGTCTCTTGAAGGTTATACCCTTGGCCTTATTTTTGAAAAGGCATCAACCAGGACGCGTGTATCCTTTGAAGTGGCAATGTTCAGACTCGGTGGGCAGACCCTGTTTTTAAACAGGGCAGATACCCAGTTATCACGGGATGAGAATATCCATGATACTGCAAAGGTGTTATCCAGATATCTTGATGCGGTTGCCATTAGAACCTATTCCCAGAAACTGATTGAGGATATGGCAAAGCATGCTGATATACCTGTAATCAACGCCCTTTCAGACCTCTATCACCCATGTCAGGTATTAAGCGATCTTATGACCGTAAAGGAGAAAAAGGGTACAGTGGAAAAGATCAGGATAGCCTGGATCGGCGATGGAAATAATGTTGCCCATTCATGGATACATGCAGCCCAGATACTTGGGTTTGAACTTGTGCTCGCCTGTCCTCCGGGTTATAAACCATCACCTGAAGTATTGAGAGGTAGCGGCAATAATATCAGGGTAATAGAGGACCCGTACGAGGCGGTAAAGGGTAGCTCGGTTATAAATACTGACGTATGGGTAAGTATGGGCCAGGAAAAAGATCGCGTAAAAAGGATTGCCGATTTTAAAGGATATCAGCTTGATACCAGACTGATAGCTGCTGCGAACAAGGATGTTGTTGTCATGCACTGCCTGCCCGCGCACAGGGAAGAGGAGATAACTGGGGAGGTGCTTGACGGGCCGAAATCCATTGTATTTGACCAGGCAGAAAACAAGCTCCATCTGCATCAGGCATTGCTGGAAAAGTTAATATTAAGAAAAATAAATAATGGAGAAACATCGTGA
- a CDS encoding aspartate aminotransferase family protein, whose amino-acid sequence MTETRSDIQQQADKYMFQTYGRFPITLVKGEGCHVWDETGKEYIDFVGGIAVCALGHSSPIVTKALIEQSKELVHVSNLYYTVPQVRLAKLLVENSFADRAFFCNSGAEANEAAIKLARRYSYEKYGAGRNTIISMKNSFHGRTMATMSATGQDKIKKGFDPFLAGFKFVPFNDVSAIETAIDETICAVMLEPVQGEGGVIIADHEYLKKVREMCDKKNILLIFDEVQAGVGRTGRLFAYENFNVAPDIMTLAKALGNGLPIGAMLAREELSSVFGPGSHATTFGGTPLVTAVAEAVINTIINDGILEKCRETGRYFREKLGLLKDKYSFIKDIRGIGLINGLEMDIPGAPIVTECINRGFLINCSQEKILRFVPPLIISKDEVDLLVINLDDIFGKC is encoded by the coding sequence ATGACAGAAACCAGATCAGATATCCAGCAACAGGCCGATAAATATATGTTTCAGACATACGGCCGATTTCCCATTACACTTGTCAAGGGTGAAGGGTGCCATGTATGGGATGAAACCGGAAAAGAATATATAGATTTTGTTGGCGGCATAGCTGTATGCGCACTTGGTCACAGCTCCCCCATTGTCACAAAGGCACTAATCGAACAGTCAAAGGAACTGGTGCATGTCTCAAACCTCTATTATACAGTGCCCCAGGTAAGGCTCGCAAAGCTCCTTGTTGAAAACTCATTTGCGGACAGAGCATTCTTTTGTAACAGCGGTGCAGAGGCCAATGAGGCAGCAATAAAGCTTGCAAGACGTTATTCATATGAAAAATATGGTGCAGGGCGAAACACCATAATATCCATGAAAAACTCATTTCATGGCAGGACAATGGCCACCATGTCTGCAACAGGGCAGGACAAGATAAAGAAGGGTTTTGACCCCTTCCTTGCAGGTTTTAAATTTGTCCCTTTTAATGATGTATCCGCTATTGAAACGGCTATTGATGAAACCATCTGCGCTGTAATGCTTGAGCCTGTACAGGGTGAAGGAGGTGTTATCATCGCTGATCATGAATATCTGAAAAAGGTAAGGGAGATGTGCGACAAAAAAAATATCCTCCTGATATTTGACGAGGTTCAGGCAGGAGTGGGTCGAACAGGAAGGCTTTTTGCCTATGAAAATTTTAATGTTGCACCTGATATAATGACGCTAGCAAAGGCACTTGGAAATGGCCTCCCTATCGGTGCTATGCTTGCAAGAGAAGAATTGAGCAGTGTATTCGGGCCAGGGAGCCATGCAACAACCTTTGGAGGCACACCCCTTGTTACAGCAGTGGCAGAGGCTGTAATAAACACAATTATCAATGATGGGATACTTGAAAAATGCAGGGAAACAGGCAGGTATTTCAGGGAAAAGCTTGGCCTGCTTAAAGATAAATATAGTTTTATAAAGGATATCCGCGGCATCGGTCTTATCAATGGGCTTGAAATGGATATACCCGGTGCTCCAATAGTTACAGAGTGTATTAATAGAGGTTTTCTTATAAACTGCTCTCAGGAGAAGATATTAAGGTTTGTTCCACCACTTATAATTTCAAAGGATGAAGTGGATTTGCTTGTTATAAACCTGGATGATATCTTCGGGAAGTGCTAA
- the xerC gene encoding tyrosine recombinase XerC, which yields MITQGHIERFIDYLKSQRGYSQNTVRSYRADLEHFFNYLKKKENSGEIDLNLVDFHVIRAYLGGLFKGYKKTTISRRLSAVRTFFLFLEKNNLNDSNPAAEISAPKQGKYIPGYLNIDDMFMLLDSPEPLTSNEVRNQAIMELLYSCGIRVSELTGLNLSDIDFKERLVRVIGKGDKERIVPVGKKALSAVEKYVDQTQVVRQKEINSTKSFVNPLFLNKNGGRLSSRSVSTIIKDFVRRYNLADNITPHSFRHTYATHLLDGGADLRSVQELLGHASLSTTQRYTHVSLDKLMEVYDRAHPRK from the coding sequence ATGATTACACAGGGTCACATAGAAAGATTTATTGATTATTTAAAATCACAGAGGGGATATTCGCAGAATACTGTCAGGAGTTACAGGGCAGATCTGGAACATTTTTTTAACTACTTGAAAAAAAAAGAGAATAGTGGTGAGATTGATCTCAACCTTGTAGATTTTCATGTGATAAGGGCATACCTTGGAGGGCTGTTTAAGGGATATAAAAAGACGACAATATCAAGAAGGTTATCAGCTGTTCGCACATTTTTTTTATTTCTTGAGAAGAATAACCTGAATGATAGTAATCCTGCTGCTGAGATATCCGCCCCAAAACAGGGAAAATATATCCCAGGGTATTTGAATATTGACGATATGTTTATGCTCCTTGATTCACCTGAGCCTTTAACCAGTAATGAGGTAAGAAATCAGGCAATCATGGAGCTGCTTTATTCATGCGGCATAAGGGTGTCAGAGTTAACAGGTTTAAACCTTTCTGATATAGATTTCAAAGAGAGGCTTGTAAGGGTAATAGGGAAGGGGGACAAAGAGAGGATAGTGCCTGTTGGTAAAAAGGCCTTAAGCGCTGTCGAAAAATATGTTGATCAGACGCAGGTGGTCAGGCAAAAGGAAATAAATTCAACTAAATCATTTGTAAATCCCCTGTTTCTTAATAAAAATGGGGGGAGGCTCTCTTCAAGGAGCGTGAGCACTATTATTAAGGATTTTGTCAGGAGATATAATCTTGCGGATAATATAACGCCCCATTCGTTCAGGCACACCTATGCAACCCATCTGCTTGATGGTGGCGCAGACCTGAGATCGGTTCAGGAGCTCCTGGGGCATGCAAGTTTATCGACAACACAGAGATATACCCATGTATCTCTTGATAAATTGATGGAAGTGTACGACAGGGCGCATCCAAGGAAGTAG
- the hslV gene encoding ATP-dependent protease subunit HslV, translated as MSQNKKIRATTILAVRKDGRFVMAGDGQVTLGETIMKHKAKKVRYMYDDTVIVGFAGAAADAFNLFDKLEGKLEQYKGQLTRAAVELAKDWRTDKVLRNLEALLLAMDRDHTLIISGTGDVIEPDDTVASIGSGAPYALAAAKALVKHSSLDALAIAKEAMHITSTICLYTNDMIETLELDLSDEKLNEK; from the coding sequence ATGTCGCAGAATAAAAAGATAAGGGCAACTACCATACTTGCAGTAAGAAAGGATGGAAGGTTTGTAATGGCAGGAGATGGCCAGGTAACTTTAGGTGAAACTATAATGAAGCACAAGGCCAAAAAAGTGCGATATATGTATGATGATACCGTGATAGTCGGGTTTGCAGGGGCTGCAGCAGATGCCTTTAATCTATTTGATAAACTTGAGGGTAAACTTGAGCAGTATAAAGGTCAGCTTACAAGGGCAGCGGTTGAGCTTGCAAAGGACTGGAGAACAGACAAGGTATTAAGAAACCTTGAGGCACTGCTTCTTGCCATGGACAGGGATCATACCCTTATAATCTCAGGGACCGGTGATGTGATAGAACCTGATGATACAGTGGCAAGCATAGGTTCAGGAGCGCCATATGCCCTTGCCGCTGCAAAGGCGCTGGTTAAACATTCCAGCCTGGATGCCCTTGCAATAGCAAAAGAGGCAATGCATATTACCTCTACCATATGTCTTTACACAAATGATATGATTGAGACCCTTGAACTTGATCTGTCAGATGAGAAACTAAATGAAAAATAG
- the hslU gene encoding ATP-dependent protease ATPase subunit HslU: MKMLTPAEIVAELDKYIIGQDEAKRSVAIALRNRWRRQQVAPELKDEIAPKNIIMIGPTGVGKTEIARRLATLARSPFIKVEATKYTEVGYVGRDVESMIRDLTELAVNMEKKEEQEIVKLKAQELAEERLLDMLLPPGREVADTPENDEVQDDDIENEPVELVAPDTPDISNTREKLRQMLKDGKLDSRYVELEISNRATPMNIEIFSSTGIEELEFNMKEIFGNIFQGKNKKRKIKVTEALDVLFQEESQKLIDMDRVVSEAVRNTEQNGIIFLDELDKVAGNESRQGPDVSREGVQRDLLPIVEGSTVITKYGMVKTDHILFIAAGAFNVSKPSDLLPELQGRFPIRVELESLEVEDFIRILTEPKNALITQYMALLDTEGVELVFEDSAIEEIASISATVNEQMENIGARRLHTVLEKLLDEISFDAPDLEIKKVVIDSNYVREKLTDILEDENLSRYIL; this comes from the coding sequence ATGAAAATGCTTACGCCTGCTGAAATAGTGGCAGAGCTTGATAAATATATTATAGGCCAGGACGAGGCAAAACGTTCTGTTGCCATTGCCTTGAGAAACAGGTGGAGAAGGCAGCAGGTTGCCCCAGAGTTAAAGGATGAGATAGCGCCAAAGAATATTATTATGATCGGCCCAACAGGTGTTGGAAAGACTGAGATCGCAAGACGTCTTGCCACCTTGGCGAGATCTCCCTTTATCAAGGTGGAGGCTACAAAATATACTGAGGTGGGTTATGTGGGCAGGGATGTAGAGTCCATGATCAGGGATCTGACAGAGCTTGCAGTGAACATGGAAAAAAAAGAGGAGCAGGAGATCGTAAAGCTCAAGGCCCAGGAGCTTGCAGAGGAGAGGCTCCTTGATATGCTGCTACCTCCAGGCAGAGAGGTCGCAGATACCCCTGAAAATGATGAAGTGCAGGATGATGATATAGAAAATGAGCCTGTTGAATTAGTAGCTCCTGATACACCTGATATTAGTAATACAAGGGAAAAGCTGAGGCAGATGCTGAAGGATGGCAAGCTGGACAGCCGTTATGTGGAGCTTGAGATATCAAACAGGGCAACCCCAATGAATATTGAGATATTTTCAAGCACCGGTATTGAAGAGCTGGAATTCAATATGAAAGAGATCTTTGGCAACATATTTCAGGGTAAAAACAAAAAAAGAAAGATAAAGGTGACTGAGGCCCTTGATGTACTGTTTCAGGAGGAATCCCAGAAACTCATAGATATGGACAGGGTGGTATCTGAGGCTGTACGAAATACTGAACAGAATGGTATCATATTTCTGGATGAGCTGGATAAGGTGGCAGGCAATGAATCACGGCAGGGGCCTGATGTCTCAAGGGAGGGTGTGCAGCGTGATCTCCTGCCCATTGTTGAAGGATCTACTGTTATTACAAAATACGGCATGGTCAAGACAGATCATATCCTCTTTATCGCTGCAGGGGCATTTAATGTGAGTAAACCATCTGACCTGCTGCCAGAGCTTCAGGGCAGGTTCCCCATAAGGGTTGAGCTTGAATCCCTGGAGGTGGAGGATTTTATCAGAATACTTACAGAACCCAAAAATGCCCTTATTACACAGTATATGGCTTTACTGGATACTGAAGGTGTTGAGCTCGTATTTGAGGATTCAGCCATAGAGGAGATTGCCTCTATTTCGGCTACTGTGAATGAACAGATGGAAAATATAGGCGCAAGAAGGCTGCATACGGTTTTGGAAAAACTACTTGATGAGATATCCTTTGATGCGCCTGACCTTGAGATAAAAAAGGTTGTTATTGACAGCAATTATGTAAGGGAGAAACTTACTGATATACTGGAGGATGAGAATCTTAGCAGGTATATTTTATAA